A genome region from Streptomyces pratensis includes the following:
- a CDS encoding PQQ-binding-like beta-propeller repeat protein has product MTQPPQPPNEPPQGGFGAPQDPPPGGFGAPTPPPSDQFGKQPPATPPTPPAGGYGSPPTPPAGGYGSPPPPPPGGYGTPQPTAPGQPPQDPAYGYPQGPPAGQPGYGYPQGPPPGQPGMAPQQGYGYPTAPMQPQYVAPQPGGGKKFSTQMQIIVAAVVAVVLIIGGGVFYASSGGDEGKQDEASSAGADGGGEGKGGKGDGLAGGTEKAPADTKAKVGFQLPHPKVTDTTLVAGSWVTDKVYVKTGVYEIVGYDLAKGTKLWSIPLTGQVCAASRHMSKDFKTAVVFEEGKATAEDKYPSCTQVGALDLATGKLMWSKSVTSTRSGDEPVRFGEITLSGSTVAVGGTSGGAAFNLADGAELWKPKADTNNCFDMGYGGGEALAVVRRCGSYDDPQLIIQALNPADGAPLSSYTMPAGVKYAGVVSTKPLVVAANVGDTADDGSAVSDFFSIDAATGKLIVRISADSDKYAAECDSTEVEQCSAVAVGNNKLYVPTEEHEGGGEYGDTNEIVAFDLTTGKLVGGRADAGDKYTLTPLRMDGSNIIAYKTPPYDKGGQIVSINGSTFEQTVLMVNPDDEAVRDAEGSFSVDYSEFIYEKGRLFISEQMVSEPSKSSSLDDKQYLVVSFSTV; this is encoded by the coding sequence ATGACCCAGCCGCCCCAGCCGCCCAACGAACCGCCCCAGGGCGGATTCGGCGCCCCGCAGGACCCGCCGCCCGGCGGATTCGGCGCGCCCACCCCGCCGCCCTCCGACCAGTTCGGCAAGCAGCCCCCGGCCACGCCGCCCACCCCTCCCGCAGGCGGTTACGGCAGCCCGCCCACCCCTCCCGCGGGTGGATACGGCAGCCCGCCTCCCCCTCCCCCCGGTGGCTACGGCACCCCGCAGCCGACCGCGCCCGGACAGCCGCCGCAGGACCCCGCGTACGGCTACCCGCAGGGGCCGCCGGCCGGACAGCCCGGCTACGGCTACCCGCAGGGGCCGCCGCCCGGACAGCCCGGCATGGCGCCGCAGCAGGGGTACGGCTACCCGACCGCACCGATGCAGCCGCAGTACGTCGCACCCCAGCCCGGCGGCGGCAAGAAGTTCAGCACCCAGATGCAGATCATCGTCGCCGCGGTCGTCGCCGTGGTGCTGATCATCGGCGGCGGTGTCTTCTACGCCTCCAGCGGCGGCGACGAAGGCAAGCAGGACGAGGCGTCCTCGGCCGGAGCGGACGGCGGGGGCGAGGGCAAGGGCGGCAAGGGAGACGGCCTGGCCGGCGGCACCGAGAAGGCCCCGGCGGACACCAAGGCCAAGGTCGGCTTCCAGCTTCCCCACCCGAAGGTCACCGACACCACCCTCGTGGCCGGCTCCTGGGTCACGGACAAGGTGTACGTGAAGACCGGCGTGTACGAGATCGTCGGTTACGACCTCGCCAAGGGCACCAAGCTCTGGTCGATCCCGCTGACCGGCCAGGTCTGTGCCGCTTCCCGGCACATGAGCAAGGACTTCAAGACGGCCGTCGTCTTCGAGGAGGGCAAGGCGACCGCCGAGGACAAGTACCCCTCCTGCACCCAGGTCGGCGCGCTCGACCTGGCCACCGGCAAGCTCATGTGGAGCAAGTCCGTGACCTCCACCCGCAGCGGTGACGAGCCCGTCAGGTTCGGTGAGATCACACTCAGCGGCTCCACGGTCGCGGTGGGCGGGACCAGCGGCGGCGCCGCCTTCAACCTCGCCGACGGCGCCGAGCTCTGGAAGCCGAAGGCCGACACCAACAACTGCTTCGACATGGGCTACGGCGGCGGCGAGGCCCTCGCGGTGGTCCGCAGGTGCGGCTCCTACGACGATCCGCAGCTGATCATCCAGGCACTGAATCCGGCCGACGGCGCACCGCTGTCCTCGTACACCATGCCGGCCGGCGTCAAGTACGCGGGCGTCGTCTCCACCAAGCCGCTCGTGGTCGCGGCCAACGTCGGCGACACCGCCGACGACGGCAGCGCCGTCTCGGACTTCTTCTCCATCGACGCGGCGACCGGCAAGCTCATCGTCCGCATCTCGGCGGACTCGGACAAGTACGCGGCGGAGTGCGACTCCACCGAGGTCGAGCAGTGCAGCGCCGTGGCCGTCGGCAACAACAAGCTCTACGTGCCGACCGAGGAGCACGAGGGCGGCGGCGAGTACGGCGACACCAACGAGATCGTCGCCTTCGACCTCACCACCGGCAAGCTCGTCGGAGGCAGGGCGGACGCGGGCGACAAGTACACCCTGACCCCGCTGCGCATGGACGGCTCCAACATCATCGCGTACAAGACGCCCCCGTACGACAAGGGCGGACAGATCGTCTCGATCAACGGATCGACCTTCGAGCAGACCGTGCTGATGGTCAATCCGGACGACGAGGCGGTCCGTGACGCGGAGGGTTCCTTCTCCGTCGACTACTCGGAGTTCATCTACGAGAAGGGCCGGCTGTTCATCTCCGAGCAGATGGTCAGTGAGCCCAGCAAGTCCAGCTCCTTGGACGACAAGCAGTACCTCGTCGTCTCCTTCAGCACCGTCTGA
- a CDS encoding sodium:solute symporter family protein yields MQYLAEGLRLPTNGLDYTILAIYFVVVLGIGFAARASVKTSLDFFLSGRSLPAWVTGLAFVAANLGATEILGMAATGAQYGVAVVHWYWIGAIPAMVFLGLVMMPFYYRSKVRSVPEFLLQRFDRSAHLLSSILFAFAAILIAGVNLYALSIVVEALLGWDRWVAIVVAGVFVLLYITIGGLSSAIYNEVLQFFVILAALIPLTLLGLKRVGGWDGLSGSLEKQHGADFMSAWGGTGIGDANPLGANWLTIILGLGFVLSFGYWTTNFAEVQRALSAKNLSAAKRTPLIAAFPKIFIVFAVMIPGLVAAVVVPQIGTPGSDLTYNDAIPLLMRELLPNGVLGIAVTGLLAAFMAGMAANVSSFNTVFTTDIWQRYVKKDQSDAYYLRFGRVITAVGVLASIGTAFIAASFSNIMTYLQTLFSFFNVPMFVVFIIGMFWKRASMKSGVWGLVAGTTAAMLNYFVFYEQGIIDIPSDQGANFVSAIVGFVAGAVVMVAVTLFTAPKPEAELAGLVYGTESPDADEAPDEGDSAWYRKPALLGWGAIVLAALCYLPYSL; encoded by the coding sequence ATGCAATATCTGGCCGAAGGGCTCCGGCTCCCCACGAACGGGCTCGATTACACAATCCTGGCGATCTACTTCGTCGTGGTGCTCGGCATCGGCTTCGCCGCCCGGGCCAGTGTGAAGACGAGTCTCGACTTCTTCCTCTCCGGACGGTCGCTGCCCGCCTGGGTGACCGGTCTCGCCTTCGTCGCGGCGAATCTCGGGGCCACCGAGATCCTCGGCATGGCGGCCACGGGCGCGCAGTACGGCGTCGCGGTCGTCCACTGGTACTGGATCGGCGCCATCCCCGCCATGGTCTTCCTCGGCCTGGTGATGATGCCCTTCTACTACCGGTCGAAGGTCCGCTCCGTGCCGGAGTTCCTGCTCCAGCGCTTCGACAGGTCGGCGCACCTGCTGAGCTCCATACTCTTCGCCTTCGCGGCGATCCTGATCGCGGGCGTGAACCTCTACGCCCTCTCGATCGTCGTGGAGGCGTTGCTGGGCTGGGACCGCTGGGTCGCGATCGTCGTCGCCGGTGTGTTCGTGCTGCTCTACATCACCATCGGCGGCCTCTCCTCCGCGATCTACAACGAGGTGCTGCAGTTCTTCGTGATCCTCGCCGCGCTGATCCCCCTCACCCTGCTGGGCCTCAAGCGCGTCGGCGGCTGGGACGGTCTCAGCGGCTCGCTGGAGAAGCAGCACGGCGCGGACTTCATGTCCGCCTGGGGCGGTACCGGCATCGGTGACGCCAACCCGCTCGGCGCGAACTGGCTGACGATCATCCTCGGCCTCGGCTTCGTGCTCTCCTTCGGCTACTGGACCACCAACTTCGCCGAGGTGCAGCGTGCCCTGTCGGCGAAGAACCTGTCCGCCGCGAAGCGCACCCCGCTGATCGCCGCCTTCCCGAAGATCTTCATCGTCTTCGCGGTGATGATCCCGGGCCTGGTCGCCGCCGTCGTCGTACCCCAGATCGGCACCCCCGGTTCGGACCTCACGTACAACGACGCCATCCCGCTGCTGATGCGGGAACTGCTTCCCAACGGTGTGCTCGGCATCGCGGTGACCGGGCTGCTGGCCGCGTTCATGGCGGGTATGGCCGCCAACGTGTCGTCGTTCAACACGGTGTTCACCACGGACATCTGGCAGCGGTACGTGAAGAAGGACCAGTCGGACGCGTACTACCTGCGATTCGGCCGGGTGATCACCGCGGTGGGTGTGCTGGCCTCGATCGGAACGGCGTTCATCGCCGCCAGCTTCTCCAACATCATGACGTACCTCCAGACGCTGTTCTCGTTCTTCAACGTCCCGATGTTCGTCGTCTTCATCATCGGCATGTTCTGGAAGCGCGCCTCGATGAAGTCCGGTGTCTGGGGCCTCGTCGCGGGTACCACCGCCGCGATGCTGAACTACTTCGTCTTCTACGAGCAGGGCATCATCGACATCCCGTCCGACCAGGGCGCCAACTTCGTCTCCGCCATCGTCGGATTCGTGGCCGGCGCGGTCGTCATGGTCGCCGTGACCCTCTTCACCGCTCCCAAGCCGGAGGCCGAACTGGCCGGTCTGGTCTACGGGACGGAGTCCCCGGACGCCGACGAGGCGCCGGACGAGGGCGACAGCGCCTGGTACCGCAAGCCCGCCCTGCTCGGCTGGGGAGCGATCGTCCTCGCCGCCCTCTGCTACCTGCCCTACTCGCTCTGA
- a CDS encoding response regulator transcription factor, producing MGVRLMVVDDHRLLAEALASALKLRGHRVLAAAAPTSGAAELVVSRAPEVCLFGTAAPAEPGAFDPIVRIGRERPQVAVVVLGPVPSPRGIAAAFAAGAAGYVRHDERIEGVERAMIKARAGEVAVAPQLLRGAFAELLHPAAQPDDEGQRLLRMLTPREVEVLMRVADGEDTRLIAAGMSIAPSTARTHVQRVLMKLGVGSRLEAAALAARTGLLDRAAAGTPRGPDGLV from the coding sequence ATGGGCGTGCGGCTCATGGTGGTGGATGACCACCGTCTGCTCGCCGAGGCACTCGCCTCGGCACTGAAATTGCGCGGGCACCGGGTGCTCGCGGCAGCCGCGCCGACGTCCGGAGCCGCGGAACTGGTCGTCAGCAGGGCGCCGGAGGTCTGCCTGTTCGGCACGGCGGCGCCCGCCGAACCCGGGGCGTTCGACCCGATCGTACGGATCGGGCGGGAGCGCCCGCAGGTGGCCGTCGTGGTGCTGGGCCCGGTACCGAGCCCGCGCGGGATCGCCGCGGCCTTCGCCGCGGGAGCGGCCGGTTACGTCCGCCACGACGAACGCATCGAGGGCGTCGAACGCGCCATGATCAAGGCCCGGGCGGGAGAGGTCGCGGTCGCCCCGCAGCTGCTGAGGGGCGCTTTCGCCGAGCTGCTGCACCCGGCGGCCCAGCCGGACGACGAGGGCCAGCGGCTGCTGCGCATGCTGACCCCGCGCGAGGTCGAGGTGCTGATGCGGGTCGCCGACGGTGAGGACACCCGGCTGATCGCGGCGGGCATGAGTATCGCCCCGAGCACCGCGCGCACGCATGTGCAGCGGGTTCTGATGAAGCTGGGCGTCGGCTCGCGGCTGGAGGCCGCCGCACTCGCGGCCCGTACGGGGCTGCTCGACAGGGCGGCGGCGGGAACGCCGCGGGGGCCGGACGGCCTCGTGTGA
- a CDS encoding PQQ-binding-like beta-propeller repeat protein, giving the protein MTQPPSQQPPQGGFGAPQEPQGTPQPPQQPETPPAAPPQMPPAPPQAPPPTQPGYGYPQAPGAQPGYGYPQAPGQPAPGQPAAGPYAQQPGPYAQQPGPYGAPSGPYAQQPGPYGQQPGYGYPQQQYPGAPAPGGSGGGPFKGKPAVVIGAALAVVLVVGGGVFFAVSGSDEVKKPVSKSSGGAVDPSSSPSVDQGDGKGDGREADDDLNAGRKEGEAKVLWLTKNDVDLPRNGADVYGPWIVGDTLVKGMYRSVSGYSLADGKQKWNIPLPADMCAAPGTATADGKIVIGVMNGTTDKADCADLQMIDLNTGKTGWKKSVKKNGTWDMMSDIGLAISGDTVTVGRTSNSNAYRVSDGTELFGKPSGNCQPFAFAGGPKLIAATSCRTDDASNPQHQVQEIDPTTGKAKWSYQPKRGWEIDKVYSVSPLVVSLTQREEKKWSILALKENGTLRSQLVGDKEDKFSVDCGNDFSIFGANLEGCSGLAADANTFYMMTEDDTSGSGRTNKVIAFDLNTGKTKWKSPAPAERTMKPLRMEGGNVLVYLEPSYDKGGAIATIAPTGGAPKVLLQHPDSTTQIENFFSSRTVYAGGRSFVVSDRVSAGSDDEEKEQTIIMAFGK; this is encoded by the coding sequence CTTCGGGGCTCCGCAGGAACCGCAGGGCACTCCTCAGCCGCCGCAGCAGCCGGAGACACCACCGGCCGCGCCTCCGCAGATGCCGCCCGCACCCCCGCAGGCGCCGCCCCCCACGCAGCCGGGCTACGGCTACCCGCAGGCCCCCGGGGCGCAGCCCGGTTACGGCTACCCCCAGGCCCCCGGCCAGCCGGCACCCGGACAGCCTGCCGCCGGCCCGTACGCGCAACAGCCCGGCCCGTACGCCCAGCAGCCCGGACCGTACGGAGCCCCGTCCGGCCCGTACGCGCAGCAGCCCGGTCCGTACGGCCAGCAGCCCGGCTACGGCTACCCGCAGCAGCAGTACCCGGGCGCGCCGGCGCCCGGCGGTTCCGGCGGAGGCCCCTTCAAGGGCAAGCCCGCCGTCGTCATCGGCGCGGCGCTCGCCGTGGTCCTCGTCGTCGGCGGCGGCGTCTTCTTTGCCGTGAGCGGCAGTGACGAGGTGAAGAAGCCCGTCTCCAAGTCCAGCGGCGGCGCCGTGGACCCCAGCTCCTCGCCGAGCGTCGACCAGGGTGACGGCAAGGGCGACGGGCGCGAGGCGGACGACGACCTGAACGCCGGGCGCAAGGAGGGCGAGGCGAAGGTCCTCTGGCTGACGAAGAACGACGTCGACCTGCCGCGCAACGGCGCTGACGTGTACGGCCCCTGGATCGTCGGGGACACCCTCGTCAAGGGCATGTACCGCTCGGTCTCCGGCTACTCGTTGGCCGACGGCAAGCAGAAGTGGAACATTCCCCTGCCGGCCGACATGTGCGCGGCGCCCGGTACGGCCACGGCCGACGGCAAGATCGTCATCGGCGTCATGAACGGCACCACGGACAAGGCCGACTGCGCCGATCTGCAGATGATCGACCTCAACACCGGCAAGACCGGCTGGAAGAAGTCGGTCAAGAAGAACGGCACCTGGGACATGATGTCCGACATCGGCCTGGCGATCAGCGGTGACACCGTGACCGTCGGCCGCACGAGCAACTCCAACGCCTACCGGGTCAGCGACGGTACGGAGCTGTTCGGCAAGCCGTCGGGCAACTGCCAGCCGTTCGCCTTCGCGGGCGGCCCCAAGCTGATCGCCGCGACCAGCTGCCGCACCGACGACGCGAGCAACCCGCAGCACCAGGTCCAGGAGATCGACCCGACCACCGGGAAGGCCAAGTGGTCGTACCAGCCCAAGCGCGGCTGGGAGATCGACAAGGTCTACTCGGTGAGCCCCCTCGTCGTCTCACTGACCCAGCGGGAGGAGAAGAAGTGGTCCATTCTCGCGCTCAAGGAGAACGGAACGCTCCGCTCCCAGCTGGTCGGTGACAAGGAGGACAAGTTCAGCGTCGACTGCGGCAACGACTTCTCGATCTTCGGTGCGAACCTCGAAGGCTGCAGCGGTCTCGCCGCCGACGCCAACACCTTCTACATGATGACCGAGGACGACACCAGCGGCAGCGGCCGCACCAACAAGGTCATCGCGTTCGACCTGAACACCGGCAAGACCAAGTGGAAGTCCCCGGCGCCCGCCGAGCGCACCATGAAGCCGCTGCGCATGGAGGGCGGGAACGTCCTGGTCTACCTGGAGCCCTCGTACGACAAGGGCGGGGCGATCGCGACGATCGCACCGACCGGAGGCGCGCCCAAGGTACTGCTGCAGCACCCGGACTCGACCACCCAGATCGAGAACTTCTTCTCCTCCAGGACCGTCTACGCCGGCGGCCGCTCCTTCGTCGTCAGCGACCGCGTCAGCGCCGGCAGCGACGACGAGGAGAAGGAGCAGACGATCATTATGGCCTTCGGCAAGTGA